In a single window of the Euleptes europaea isolate rEulEur1 chromosome 4, rEulEur1.hap1, whole genome shotgun sequence genome:
- the CCIN gene encoding calicin has translation MRMQFTEKNHNNFMMQALNKQRKNKEFCDVALSVDQNVFYAHLNVLAAVSSHIRNLIISNDMKTDDELFIIIDAKFLSSGLLEELLDYFYTGKILISEKNVEELLKGAKYFNSQTLKSHCSDFLLRSLRKDNSLFYMYLATTYELKEVGNAAYDGVRDNFHYWASSEGIEDMMCCPPPIFGKLLKDDNLHVQNEDQAFMALLQWVKYKTTEREKYFKKYFGYIHLTAVSSKILLSACREVLVFQEHSGPLSRIESVLSDRKHGNPQSLMLYQRKGALVDSVVVLGGQKEQGKFSNSVFAYIINENIWLKLTEMPYRAAALSATSLGKYIYVSGGTTEQISGLKTAWKYDMDTNSWIKLPDLPTGLVFHTMVTCGGAVYSVGGSTAPRKYISSIFKYDEGKEKWILAGKMSIPMDATALITKGDRSIYIVTGRCLVNGQFSRVGVVDCFDIQTRNVVQYITFPIQFNHRPLLSFPKENVLSIQSHKEGLEINLQKIKISKLTNLTPLLPNNYSLDLSHAVCSVGKNKVFVCGGLICPGNKRPEEYSINRRAYMLDQSAQEWKLLADPPEALDCPACCTAKLPCKILQKTVVN, from the coding sequence ATGAGGATGCAGTTCACAGAAAAGAACCATAACAACTTCATGATGCAGGCCCTGAACAAGCAGAGAAAGAACAAGGAGTTCTGTGACGTGGCCCTCAGCGTGGACCAGAATGTCTTCTATGCCCACCTCAACGTCTTGGCGGCTGTGTCCTCCCACATAAGGAATCTGATCATCAGCAATGACATGAAGACAGACGACgaactcttcatcatcattgaTGCCAAGTTCTTGAGCTCTGGCTTGCTAGAGGAGCTGTTGGACTATTTCTACACTGGGAAGATTCTCATTTCTGAGAAGAACGTTGAAGAACTGCTGAAGGGAGCCAAGTATTTCAATTCCCAGACCCTCAAGAGCCACTGCTCTGACTTTCTCCTCAGGTCCCTCAGGAAGGACAACAGCCTATTCTACATGTACCTGGCTACCACGTACGAGCTGAAAGAGGTGGGGAACGCCGCTTATGACGGCGTGCGAGACAACTTCCACTACTGGGCCAGCTCGGAGGGCATTGAAGACATGATGTGTTGCCCTCCTCCCATCTTTGGCAAGCTCCTGAAGGACGATAACCTTCACGTGCAAAACGAGGACCAGGCCTTCATGGCTCTCCTTCAGTGGGTGAAGTACAAAACAACTGAAAGGGAGAAATATTTTAAGAAGTATTTTGGCTACATCCATTTAACCGCTGTCTCCAGCAAGATCCTGCTTTCTGCGTGCCGGGAAGTGTTGGTCTTTCAAGAGCACTCCGGTCCCCTGTCCCGGATAGAGAGCGTTTTGAGCGACCGTAAACACGGAAATCCCCAAAGCTTGATGCTCTACCAAAGGAAAGGGGCATTGGTGGACTCTGTGGTGGTTTTAGGGGGACAAAAAGAGCAAGGTAAGTTCAGCAACAGCGTGTTTGCTTACATCATCAACGAAAACATCTGGCTGAAGCTCACGGAGATGCCGTACAGAGCGGCTGCTCTCAGCGCAACATCCTTAGGGAAGTACATTTACGTCTCTGGAGGAACCACGGAGCAGATCTCTGGCCTGAAGACAGCCTGGAAGTATGATATGGATACAAACTCCTGGATCAAACTTCCAGATCTGCCCACCGGGCTGGTCTTTCACACCATGGTGACGTGCGGAGGAGCCGTGTACTCCGTAGGGGGAAGCACGGCGCCAAGAAAGTATATTTCGAGTATCTTCAAGTACGACGAAGGGAAGGAGAAGTGGATTCTGGCTGGGAAGATGAGCATTCCTATGGATGCAACTGCACTGATCACCAAGGGAGACAGGTCCATTTACATTGTTACAGGGAGATGCCTTGTGAATGGCCAGTTCTCGCGAGTAGGCGTGGTGGACTGCTTTGACATTCAGACCAGGAACGTGGTGCAGTACATCACGTTCCCCATCCAGTTCAACCACAGGCCGCTGCTCTCCTTTCCCAAGGAGAACGTCTTGAGCATCCAGAGCCACAAAGAGGGTTTGGAGATCAACCTGCAGAAAATTAAAATCTCCAAGCTGACAAACCTCACTCCACTCTTGCCGAATAACTACAGCCTGGATCTCTCCCATGCGGTGTGCTCCGTCGGGAAGAACAAGGTTTTCGTGTGCGGCGGCCTCATCTGTCCTGGCAACAAACGGCCAGAGGAGTACTCCATCAATCGGCGGGCGTACATGTTAGATCAAAGTGCCCAGGAATGGAAGCTGCTCGCGGACCCTCCAGAAGCCTTGGATTGTCCTGCTTGCTGCACAGCTAAGTTGCCTTGCAAAATTCTCCAAAAAACTGTAGTCAATTAA